Proteins from a single region of Acanthochromis polyacanthus isolate Apoly-LR-REF ecotype Palm Island chromosome 11, KAUST_Apoly_ChrSc, whole genome shotgun sequence:
- the hivep1 gene encoding zinc finger protein 40 isoform X1, translated as MPRTKQNHPKNLKDKIEEAQKELKDPKGPQKGISESSRRNADNIKGLKRKKVVAENQLKKIPKSPVKKPLQLKTSEAGLSSKETTPSCSSSSNSPSHNPSSSPSERRDSQYGRPVAASPDKGSFSTDAERLKQEKTCSRSPSLEPTDGEDGSLIADKVTQPKDSKSPEPSFEGDPYHSSAPLDVLLKAMEPDFSTLAERKNSIQITAFGKPAASIHAQSSGEVTTMPTVNVGLQTQASHMQTYYIDKQGNFIGIAAPLQGNVQTPTQGTPHFMPVASNPEKPSLHMNFSAGPSAITHAPVPSGSNALPQSQPPVVHTCQSLSASVPSTIQVPVTPGSNQVQMTTVMNFGAEQVSKDQKPKKPGKYVCEYCNRACAKPSVLLKHIRSHTGERPYPCVTCGFSFKTKSNLYKHKKSHAHAIKLGLIARSESGGGSLSQESDKAIGTHSEAEESGESDEEGSTADLDPDSSQSSVAALSESSLQSAGTTQAGHGEADSSGVFESVKPSPGQRAHEPKVTAALPKVVVYPVNVSPLRADSPRVTGAAPEQAAAQRQREFQTANLRSNITVLSSLKEVDGTNPSLDTVSEDEDHQCKSPLLGGHAQLQRQQATDFSQQQQPKCLLSPRSLGSTDSGYFSRSESADQAMSPPSPFVKITPPVDIDVAKNTLPSVPPVVATVMHVAAEQRPRPTEGQMRPPLEASARSLEERISKLISDNEAVVDNKQLDSVKPRRTSLSRRGSIDSPKSYIFKDSFQFDLKPMGRRSSSSSDIPKSPFTPTDKSKPVFLLSVPSQYPPMDCLPITRSNSMPTTPGHSALPLNVAPLPHPLRICQSFDDKISSLNDDVFSSAPSTPNPAIHSRTLVRQVAVEDFSTNEGHGLPTVRSMDEGYHGPSSSAEIMQRSRSFEHSQDRNRKPQQNKGTMYECETCRNRYRKLENFETHKKFYCSELHGPKNKPMAVKDTDQDVFQGNIQHPIVARVTGGSGILDQQTSIRKRRKMKSVGDEDDQSPTDTIPPCSVSFELPTALANRTFTQHALIVDIQPKNNQSKLPQIQLVARGINTSDSRLSPIRETQISTSTKGEMQRQGSGTSVIRHTNSLSRPNSFETESIDRVSPVDSMEKDPLNKPKQTDVTASVSTDIYHENMSKPKSIDYGKQRKEQSAEGAAVSENSTPAHQSRLVRQNNIPEILVTEEPDREHETQNTEPADKPADQFNWPQRSESLSKLPAEKLPPKKKRIRLAQMDHSSGESSFESSLSRSLSRDSSLSRCSSISASFDRDEPSRSESPSRGECVCKIPEPQCLPAAFNTLGVPGMMRRAASEQITCTQPSVEISCDYRSKSFDCGNVSPSRSVSPVGQPKSGQLPQAAQVPLIERRRGPLVRQMSLKIGPESQQPVRKAVLPLDKPLMTNVSSFTQNRSQQIHIANRRSMAQPFVLHSGEPPLQKNEQVVQSINLGSPTQQPQVHGLPHPWHQTSRVQICQKIQQPLSQILVCRENVKSKPPDPEEKKCFVPKYQMQCPALTASQTFSFSSTQGTQIALPVLTIPIANPILSISKSSDVIQNVYVAQPNQQASDVKTQTVVLSSEQQRDPFDQTQSGSIPLPQILITHEQMHPVSCLSNKNSLSSSHSVESETPVGPTVKKDRTQTPTVGTHKHTGEQTASLGSLHCTQKLASVTLCPQQEPTASSKRMLSPANSLDIYMEKHQKRAKDEHGVACLTDGRSVNYLNSKMSEVTRQRKLTLVRQVCTTEPADSPIETEAPPLPQVKSDGEKDSEATDDVKPMSPDAAGLQKDTRTVIHEEAGPVLNTTAGSQGTSMPANNTLKPQEKAEEQRWTPAKSPIRPSSFHGGQVKLTTSVSVVNTKDSHRLSFPSLKTATTFTWCFLMKRKPLHVPQTDLKTSAYAAWTVNPNNPNPLGLPTKVVMSLFDSKQSSKKIHYTSAIRTSGKSDILSYSGKLKDVMPRIPITQKSASVETRSKVQPETQASNDSDKDLASTTEPRRVKIFDGGYKSNEEYVYVRGRGRGKYICEECGIRCKKPSMLRKHIRTHSDVRPYHCVHCNFSFKTKGNLTKHMKSKAHSKKCMEMGVPEGLIDDQDAEDSGDRSQVSSADRQDSDGDDSDGPDDEENDDNEEEEEDSQAESGLSTNPSVSASPQHVPSKEAEVPPSALLAQMSISSVSLPLSQPPAPDPHPSYSESVPMMSPVPLSKQISISGCFPTSPPPAATTSESYTSDTESVHMMSPVSPCRQMSIDYPDFDVPPSPPVPGKPSKLAQDPSGPPAVAISESSVPVDRGTQTSSYASTVPAQLPLQGVSQTVGAETHLFSHLPLHSQQPSRSSYSMVPVGGIQLVPAGLAAYSTFVPIQAGPVQLTIPAVSVIHRNTSPLPAPNTPPRPESLQPQPLVVQEPISSVVPCFPLGQVTGLQAQTIQPVGLETLNLMGLTNTGLASTQLLPQQGLTLNATLGLQVLAANPTSQSSTGPQTHVPGLQIVNIALPAIIPSLSPLSTLSPLPSSSERQGSPEAPGTQPSQTEAGLGSASPAAPLKASSSPEPSPGSRAGPGGNGGAELTQTAEKEQRDKSPQQHPSPAPQSQADSPRRSPYGGASDPAHLRPAPVSSWQKVIDDDNEASSDDEDRLVIAT; from the exons ATAAAATCGAAGAGGCGCAGAAAGAGCTTAAAGACCCCAAAGGCCCTCAGAAAG GGATCTCTGAAAGCAGTCGAAGAAATGCGGATAATATAAAAGGCCTGAAGAGGAAAAAGGTCGTTGCAGAGAATCAGctgaagaaaattccaaaatcTCCGGTGAAGAAGCCTCTGCAATTGAAAACATCTGAAGCTGGATTATCATCCAAGGAGACTACACCTTCCTGCTCGTCCTCCTCCAACAGTCCTTCCCACAACCCTTCTTCTTCACCCAGTGAGAGGAGAGACTCCCAGTATGGCCGACCAGTGGCAGCGTCCCCGGACAAGGGGTCGTTTTCCACCGATGCTGAAAGGTtgaagcaggagaaaacatgTTCGAGGTCGCCATCACTGGAGCCCACAGATGGTGAGGACGGCTCTTTGATTGCAGATAAGGTGACGCAGCCAAAAGACAGCAAGAGCCCAGAGCCCAGCTTTGAGGGGGATCCTTACCACAGCAGTGCTCCTCTGGATGTTCTGCTGAAGGCCATGGAGCCAGACTTCAGCACTCTGGCTGAGAGGAAGAACTCCATTCAGATCACAGCCTTTGGTAAACCAGCTGCTTCCATTCATGCTCAGTCCAGTGGTGAGGTGACAACGATGCCAACTGTCAACGTTGGTCTGCAGACCCAAGCCTCCCACATGCAGACCTATTACATAGACAAACAAGGCAACTTCATTGGCATTGCAGCACCGCTACAGGGAAACGTGCAGACGCCCACGCAGGGTACACCCCACTTTATGCCAGTCGCTTCTAATCCGGAAAAGCCTAGCTTGCACATGAACTTCAGTGCTGGACCGTCCGCTATAACTCATGCACCCGTCCCCTCAGGCTCCAACGCTTTGCCGCAAAGCCAGCCACCAGTTGTGCACACATGCCAGTCCCTCTCAGCCAGTGTTCCCAGCACCATTCAGGTCCCAGTTACACCTGGAAGCAACCAAGTTCAGATGACCACGGTGATGAACTTTGGTGCTGAGCAGGTTTCCAAGGACCAAAAGCCGAAGAAGCCAGGAAAGTACGTCTGTGAATATTGCAACCGGGCGTGTGCAAAACCCAGCGTGCTGCTCAAACACATCAGGTCTCACACCGGAGAGAGACCATATCCCTGCGTTACCTGTGGCTTCTCCTTCAAAACCAAGAGCAACTTGTACAAGCACAAGAAATCTCATGCTCATGCCATAAAGCTGGGTCTGATTGCACGCTCTGAGTCTGGAGGTGGGTCGCTATCTCAAGAATCTGACAAAGCCATTGGGACACATTCGGAGGCCGAGGAGAGCGGGGAGAGCGATGAGGAAGGCAGCACTGCAGACTTGGACCCGGACTCGTCACAGAGCAGCGTGGCAGCTTTGTCTGAAAGTAGTTTACAGAGTGCAGGTACAACACAAGCAGGCCACGGGGAGGCGGACTCGTCAGGTGTGTTTGAGTCGGTCAAACCCTCCCCAGGTCAGAGGGCTCACGAGCCAAAAGTGACAGCTGCACTTCCAAAAGTCGTTGTCTACCCAGTTAACGTTTCCCCGCTGAGGGCCGACAGTCCGAGAGTTACTGGTGCAGCACCTGAACAAGCTGCTGCCCAGCGACAACGAGAGTTCCAGACTGCAAACCTGAGATCAAACATCACCGTCCTGTCGTCTCTGAAAGAGGTGGACGGTACGAATCCCTCACTGGACACTGTGAGTGAAGATGAGGACCACCAGTGCAAGTCTCCGCTGTTGGGAGGACATGCTCAGCTTCAGCGGCAACAAGCGACGGacttttctcagcagcagcagcccaaGTGTCTCCTCAGTCCTCGCAGTCTGGGGAGTACAGATTCAGGATACTTCTCACGCTCTGAAAGTGCAGACCAGGCCATGAGTCCACCCAGTCCGTTTGTAAAGATAACCCCTCCTGTAGATATTGACGTCGCCAAGAACACCCTTCCCAGCGTCCCTCCTGTGGTTGCCACAGTAATGCATGTAGCAGCTGAGCAGAGGCCACGGCCCACCGAAGGACAGATGCGTCCACCGTTAGAAGCCAGCGCACGCTCTTTGGAGGAACGAATTTCAAAGCTGATATCTGACAATGAGGCAGTAGTTGACAACAAGCAGCTGGACAGTGTAAAGCCAAGGAGAACCTCTCTGTCACGGAGAGGCAGCATAGACTCACCTAAATCCTACATATTTAAAGACTCTTTTCAGTTTGATCTGAAACCAATGGGCCGAAGGTCAAGTTCCAGCTCAGACATCCCCAAGTCCCCCTTCACTCCCACAGACAAATCAAAGCCAGTATTTCTTCTGTCCGTACCTTCTCAGTACCCTCCGATGGATTGTTTGCCGATAACAAGGAGTAACTCTATGCCGACAACACCTGGACACTCTGCTCTTCCCCTGAACGTGGCTCCACTCCCTCACCCTCTACGAATCTGTCAGTCGTTTGATGACAAAATTAGCTCATTGAATGACGATGTGTTTTCATCAGCCCCGTCAACCCCAAACCCTGCAATACATTCTCGTACTTTAGTCAGACAAGTAGCAGTAGAGGACTTTTCCACGAATGAGGGCCACGGCCTTCCTACTGTTCGCTCCATGGATGAAGGCTATCATGGTCCGAGCAGCTCTGCAGAAATCATGCAGAGAAGCAGATCTTTTGAACACAGtcaggacagaaacagaaagccTCAGCAGAATAAAGGCACGATGTATGAGTGTGAAACCTGTCGTAACCGGTACAGAAAGCTGGAGAATTTTGAAACTCATAAGAAATTCTATTGCTCTGAGCTTCATGGTCCAAAAAACAAGCCAATGGCTGTAAAAGACACTGATCAAGATGTTTTTCAGGGTAACATACAGCATCCCATAGTTGCAAGAGTGACTGGTGGTTCTGGGATACTTGATCAGCAGACATCAAtcaggaagagaaggaaaatgaaaagtgTTGGCGATGAGGATGATCAATCTCCGACTGACACCATTCCACCTTGTTCAGTTAGTTTTGAGCTACCAACAGCTCTGGCAAACAGGACTTTTACTCAGCATGCTTTAATAGTAGACATACAGCCCAAAAACAACCAGTCAAAACTACCTCAGATTCAGCTTGTAGCAAGAGGTATTAATACTTCAGATTCCAGACTGTCACCAATACGAGAGACCCAGATTAGCACTTCTACTAAAGGAGAAATGCAACGGCAAGGCAGCGGTACTTCAGTCATCAGACACACCAACTCTCTCAGCCGACCCAATTCCTTTGAGACAGAGTCTATTGACAGGGTTTCTCCTGTTGATAGCATGGAGAAGGATCCTCTGAACAAACCCAAACAAACAGACGTAACAGCAAGCGTCTCAACTGACATCTACCATGAAAACATGTCCAAACCCAAGAGCATCGACTACGGGAAGCAAAGGAAGGAGCAGAGCGCTGAAGGTGCAGCAGTCAGTGAAAACTCTACTCCTGCCCATCAGTCTCGCCTCGTTCGTCAAAACAACATCCCTGAGATTCTGGTAACAGAGGAGCctgacagagaacatgaaacGCAGAACACTGAGCCGGCCGATAAGCCTGCAGATCAGTTCAATTGGCCTCAGAGAAGCGAGAGTTTGTCAAAGTTACCGGCAGAGAAACTTCCCCCTAAAAAGAAGAGAATTCGTCTGGCTCAAATGGACCACTCATCGGGTGAATCCAGTTTTGAGTCCAGCCTCTCCAGAAGTCTCAGCAGAGACAGCAGTCTTTCTCGTTGCTCCAGTATCTCTGCCTCTTTTGACAGAGATGAGCCATCTAGGTCAGAAAGTCCTTCTAGAGGAGAGTGTGTTTGCAAGATTCCAGAGCCTCAGTGTTTGCCAGCAGCCTTCAACACCCTCGGCGTGCCAGGAATGATGAGGCGTGCCGCGTCTGAACAGATCACTTGTACTCAACCCTCTGTCGAGATTTCATGCGACTACCGTAGCAAGTCCTTCGACTGCGGCAACGTATCTCCCAGTAGATCTGTGTCACCTGTTGGTCAGCCAAAAAGTGGACAACTTCCTCAAGCTGCCCAGGTCCCACTAATTGAAAGGAGGCGGGGGCCATTAGTTCGGCAGATGTCTTTAAAGATAGGTCCAGAGAGTCAGCAGCCTGTTCGGAAGGCAGTTTTACCTCTGGATAAACCTCTCATGACAAATGTTAGCTCTTTCACTCAGAATAGATCCCAGCAGATTCACATTGCCAACAGGCGGAGCATGGCTCAACCTTTCGTTCTGCACTCTGGAGAACCACCACTGCAAAAGAATGAGCAAGTGGTACAAAGCATTAATTTGGGTAGCCCGACTCAGCAGCCTCAAGTCCATGGCCTTCCACACCCTTGGCATCAAACTTCAAGGGTACAAATCTGCCAAAAGATACAACAACCGCTCAGCCAGATCTTAGTCTGTCGCGAAAATGTCAAAAGCAAACCACCTGACcctgaagaaaagaaatgttttgtgccCAAATACCAAATGCAGTGTCCTGCCCTGACTGCCAGCCAAACATTCTCATTCTCCAGCACACAGGGAACTCAGATAGCCTTGCCAGTTTTAACAATACCTATTGCCAATCCGATTTTGAGCATTTCAAAGTCTTCAGACGTAATTCAGAATGTGTATGTGGCTCAACCAAACCAACAGGCCTCAGACGTGAAGACGCAGACTGTTGTTTTGTCGAGTGAACAGCAAAGGGATCCATTTGATCAGACCCAATCAGGTTCAATACCACTGCCACAGATTCTGATAACTCATGAGCAGATGCACCCTGTTTCATGtctgtcaaataaaaacagccTGTCATCCAGTCACAGTGTAGAAAGTGAGACTCCTGTTGGACCAACTGTAAAGAAGGACAGGACTCAGACTCCAACAGTAGGCACTCATAAACATACTGGAGAACAAACAGCTTCTCTTGGGTCTCTGCACTGCACTCAGAAACTGGCATCAGTAACTCTGTGTCCTCAGCAGGAACCTACTGCTTCTAGTAAACGGATGTTGTCGCCTGCCAACAGTCTGGACATCTACATGGAAAAGCACCAGAAGCGGGCTAAGGATGAGCACGGTGTGGCCTGTTTAACTGACGGCAGATCAGTCAATTATCTTAATTCTAAGATGTCAGAGGTGACCCGACAACGGAAGCTAACACTTGTTCGGCAGGTTTGCACAACTGAACCAGCAGACAGTCCCATTGAAACGGAGGCCCCACCTCTGCCCCAGGTGAAATCAGACGGGGAGAAGGACTCAGAGGCCACTGATGATGTTAAACCTATGTCACCTGATGCTGCTGGGTTGCAGAAAGACACAAGAACTGTCATCCACGAAGAGGCAGGCCCTGTTCTGAATACCACAGCTGGTTCTCAGGGCACCTCCATGCCAGCCAACAACACTCTGAAGCCCCAAGAGAAGGCTGAGGAACAGAGGTGGACTCCTGCCAAATCCCCCATTAGACCCTCCAGTTTCCACGGTGGCCAGGTGAAACTAACCACGTCTGTGTCCGTGGTTAACACCAAAGACAGCCACCGCCTGTCGTTCCCCAGCCTGAAGACTGCCACTACTTTTACATGGTGTTTCTTGATGAAGAGAAAACCTCTTCATGTTCCTCAGACGGACCTGAAGACTTCAGCATATGCTGCTTGGACAGTCAACCCCAACAACCCCAACCCGCTGGGATTGCCCACCAAAGTGGTCATGTCTCTGTTCGACTCCAAGCAGAGCTCCAAGAAGATACACTACACCTCAGCCATCAGGACCAGTGGGAAATCAGACATCTTGTCTTACTCAGGCAAGCTGAAGGATGTCATGCCCAGG ATCCCAATAACCCAGAAGTCTGCATCAGTGGAAACCAGAAGTAAAGTTCAACCAGAAACTCAGGCCAGCAACGATTCAGACAAGGACTTGGCATCTACAACGGAACCAAGACGAGTCAAAATATTTGATGGCGG ATACAAATCTAATGAAGAGTATGTTTACGTGCGTGGGCGTGGACGGGGTAAATACATCTGTGAGGAATGTGGGATTCGCTGTAAGAAACCCAGCATGCTGCGCAAACACATCCGCACCCACTCTGACGTCCGGCCATACCACTGTGTCCACTGCAACTTCTCATTCAAGACCAAAG GGAATCTGACCAAGCACATGAAGTCCAAGGCCCACAGTAAGAAGTGCATGGAGATGGGGGTGCCTGAGGGTCTCATTGACGATCAGGACGCAGAGGACTCTG GAGACCGCAGTCAGGTGAGCAGCGCTGACCGTCAAGATTCAGACGGAGACGACTCTGACGGTCCCGATGATGAGGAGAACGATGACaacgaggaggaagaggaggacagcCAGGCGGAGTCTGGACTGTCTACCAACCCTTCTGTCTCTGCCAGTCCTCAGCATGTCCCCTCCAAAGAGGCTGAAGTCCCTCCTAGTGCCCTCCTGGCCCAGATGTCCATCAGCTCCGTGTCCCTCCCTCTGTCCCAGCCTCCAGCTCCTGATCCCCACCCATCGTACTCTGAGTCTGTCCCCATGATGAGCCCCGTCCCTCTGAGCAAACAGATCTCCATCTCCGGGTGCTTCCCCACCTCTCCTCCGCCTGCTGCCACCACATCAGAGTCCTACACCTCAGACACAGAGTCGGTCCACATGATGAGTCCAGTGTCCCCGTGCAGGCAGATGTCCATCGACTACCCTGACTTTGATGTGCCCCCTAGTCCCCCAGTTCCAGGCAAGCCCTCCAAGCTGGCCCAG GACCCCTCTGGCCCTCCTGCTGTGGCCATCAGTGAGTCCAGTGTACCGGTGGACCGGGGCACACAGACCTCCTCCTATGCTTCTACAGTTCCCGCACAGCTCCCCCTGCAGGGCGTATCCCAGACGGTCGGAGCAGAGACTCACCTGTTCAGCCACCTGCCCCTGCACTCCCAGCAGCCCTCCCGCTCCTCCTACAGCATGGTCCCGGTCGGAGGGATCCAGCTGGTTCCCGCTGGCCTGGCAGCTTACTCCACCTTCGTACCGATCCAGGCCGGCCCGGTCCAGCTCACCATCCCAGCGGTGAGCGTCATCCACCGGAACACCAGCCCACTGCCGGCTCCCAACACTCCGCCCCGCCCGGAGAGCCTGCAGCCCCAGCCCCTGGTGGTCCAGGAGCCCATCAGCAGCGTGGTGCCCTGCTTCCCTCTGGGGCAGGTCACCGGCCTGCAGGCTCAAACCATCCAGCCGGTGGGTCTGGAGACTCTGAACCTCATGGGTCTGACCAACACCGGCCTGGCCTCCACACAGCTGCTGCCCCAGCAGGGCCTCACCCTCAACGCCACACTTGGGCTGCAAGTTTTAGCTGCCAACCCCACGTCCCAAAGCAGCACCGGGCCCCAGACTCACGTCCCCGGCCTGCAGATAGTCAACATCGCCCTGCCGGCCATCATTCCCTCTCTCAGCCCTCTGTCCACCCTCAGTCCTCTGCCCAGCTCCTCTGAGAGGCAGGGCAGCCCTGAAGCTCCGGGAACACAGCCTTCTCAGACTGAAGCTGGACTCGGCTCTGCTTCACCGGCCGCCCCTCTGAAGGCCAGCAGCTCTCCAGAACCGAGCCCAGGCAGCAGGGCTGGTCCTGGAGGTAATGGTGGAGCAGAACTCACACAGACTGCAGAGAAGGAACAAAGAGACAAATCCCCACAGCAGCATCCGTCACCAGCTCCACAGAGCCAAGCAGACAGTCCCCGACGGTCACCATATGGGGGCGCTAGCGATCCTGCACATCTCAGACCGGCTCCAGTGAGCAGCTGGCAGAAGGTCATCGACGACGATAACGAGGCCTCCAGTGACGACGAAGACAGACTGGTCATTGCCACCTGA